One Symphalangus syndactylus isolate Jambi chromosome 20, NHGRI_mSymSyn1-v2.1_pri, whole genome shotgun sequence DNA segment encodes these proteins:
- the SLC52A1 gene encoding solute carrier family 52, riboflavin transporter, member 1 isoform X1, with protein sequence MAAPTLGRLVLTHLLVALFGMGSWAAVNGIWVELPVVVKDLPEGWSLPSYLSVVVALGNLGLLVVTLWRRLAPGKGEQVPIQVVQVLSVVGTALLAPLWHHVAPVAGQLHSVAFLTLALVLAMACCTSNVTFLPFLSHLPPPFLRSFFLGQGLSALLPCVLALVQGVGRLECPPAPTNGTSGPPLDFPEHFPASTFFWALTALLVTSAAAFQGLLLLLPSLPFVTTGGSGPELQLGSPGAEEEEKEEEEALPLQEPPSQAAGTIPGPDPEAHRLFSAHGAFLLGLLAITSALTNGVLPSVQSFSCLPYGRLAYHLAVVLGSAANPLACFLAMGVLCRSLAGLVGLSLLGMLFGAYLMALAILSPCPPLVGTTAGVVLVVLSWVLCLCVFSYVKVAASSLLHGGGRPALLAAGVAIQVGSLLGAGAMFPPTSIYHVFQSRKDCVDPCGP encoded by the exons ATGGCAGCACCCACGCTGGGCCGTCTGGTGCTGACCCACCTGCTGGTGGCCCTTTTTGGCATGGGCTCTTGGGCTGCTGTCAATGGGATCTGGGTGGAGCTGCCTGTGGTGGTAAAAGACCTTCCAGAGG GTTGGAGCCTCCCCTCATACCTCTCTGTGGTTGTGGCGCTGGGAAACCTGGGTCTGCTGGTGGTGACCCTGTGGAGGCGGCTGGCCCCGGGCAAGGGCGAGCAGGTCCCCATCCAGGTGGTACAGGTGCTGAGTGTAGTGGGCACAGCCCTGCTGGCCCCACTGTGGCACCACGTGGCCCCAGTGGCAGGGCAGCTCCACTCCGTGGCCTTCCTAACTCTGGCCTTGGTGTTGGCAATGGCCTGTTGTACCTCTAATGTCACTTTCCTGCCCTTCCTGAGCCACCTGCCACCTCCTTTCTTACGGTCTTTCTTCCTGGGTCAGGGTCTCAGTGCCCTGCTCCCCTGTGTGCTGGCCCTAGTGCAAGGTGTGGGCCGCCTCGAGTGCCCACCAGCCCCCACCAATGGCACCTCTGGGCCTCCCCTCGACTTCCCTGAGCATTTTCCTGCCAGCACCTTTTTCTGGGCACTGACTGCCCTTCTGGTCACTTCAGCTGCCGCCTTCCAGGGTCTCCTGTTGCTGTTGCCATCACTCCCCTTTGTAACCACAGGGGGCTCAGGGCCGGAACTTCAGTTGGGATCCCCAggagcagaggaggaagagaaggaggaagaagaggcttTGCCATTGCAGGAGCCACCGAGCCAGGCAGCAGGCACCATCCCTGGCCCAGACCCTGAGGCCCATCGGCTGTTCTCAGCCCATGGTGCCTTCCTGCTGGGCCTGCTGGCCATCACCAGTGCCCTGACCAATGGCGTGCTGCCTTCTGTGCAGAGCTTTTCCTGTTTGCCCTATGGGCGCCTGGCCTACCACCTGGCTGTGGTGCTGGGCAGTGCCGCCAACCCCCTTGCCTGCTTCCTGGCCATGGGCGTGCTGTGCAG GTCCCTGGCAGGCCTGGTTGGTCTTTCTCTGCTGGGCATGCTCTTTGGGGCCTACCTGATGGCACTGGCAATCCTGAGCCCCTGCCCACCCCTGGTGGGCACCACTGCAGGGGTGGTCCTTGTG GTGCTGTCGTGGgtgctgtgtctgtgtgtgttctcATATGTGAAGGTGGCTGCAAGCTCCCTGCTGCATGGTGGGGGTCGGCCGGCATTGCTGGCAGCTGGTGTGGCCATCCAAGTGGGCTCCCTGCTTGGTGCCGGTGCCATGTTCCCTCCCACCAGCATCTACCACGTCTTTCAAAGCAGAAAGGACTGTGTAGACCCCTGTGGCCCCTGA
- the SLC52A1 gene encoding solute carrier family 52, riboflavin transporter, member 1 isoform X2 encodes MAAPTLGRLVLTHLLVALFGMGSWAAVNGIWVELPVVVKDLPEGWSLPSYLSVVVALGNLGLLVVTLWRRLAPGKGEQVPIQVVQVLSVVGTALLAPLWHHVAPVAGQLHSVAFLTLALVLAMACCTSNVTFLPFLSHLPPPFLRSFFLGQGLSALLPCVLALVQGVGRLECPPAPTNGTSGPPLDFPEHFPASTFFWALTALLVTSAAAFQGLLLLLPSLPFVTTGGSGPELQLGSPGAEEEEKEEEEALPLQEPPSQAAGTIPGPDPEAHRLFSAHGAFLLGLLAITSALTNGVLPSVQSFSCLPYGRLAYHLAVVLGSAANPLACFLAMGVLCRCKRGPRLGGWNLRLGSRSQNSQP; translated from the exons ATGGCAGCACCCACGCTGGGCCGTCTGGTGCTGACCCACCTGCTGGTGGCCCTTTTTGGCATGGGCTCTTGGGCTGCTGTCAATGGGATCTGGGTGGAGCTGCCTGTGGTGGTAAAAGACCTTCCAGAGG GTTGGAGCCTCCCCTCATACCTCTCTGTGGTTGTGGCGCTGGGAAACCTGGGTCTGCTGGTGGTGACCCTGTGGAGGCGGCTGGCCCCGGGCAAGGGCGAGCAGGTCCCCATCCAGGTGGTACAGGTGCTGAGTGTAGTGGGCACAGCCCTGCTGGCCCCACTGTGGCACCACGTGGCCCCAGTGGCAGGGCAGCTCCACTCCGTGGCCTTCCTAACTCTGGCCTTGGTGTTGGCAATGGCCTGTTGTACCTCTAATGTCACTTTCCTGCCCTTCCTGAGCCACCTGCCACCTCCTTTCTTACGGTCTTTCTTCCTGGGTCAGGGTCTCAGTGCCCTGCTCCCCTGTGTGCTGGCCCTAGTGCAAGGTGTGGGCCGCCTCGAGTGCCCACCAGCCCCCACCAATGGCACCTCTGGGCCTCCCCTCGACTTCCCTGAGCATTTTCCTGCCAGCACCTTTTTCTGGGCACTGACTGCCCTTCTGGTCACTTCAGCTGCCGCCTTCCAGGGTCTCCTGTTGCTGTTGCCATCACTCCCCTTTGTAACCACAGGGGGCTCAGGGCCGGAACTTCAGTTGGGATCCCCAggagcagaggaggaagagaaggaggaagaagaggcttTGCCATTGCAGGAGCCACCGAGCCAGGCAGCAGGCACCATCCCTGGCCCAGACCCTGAGGCCCATCGGCTGTTCTCAGCCCATGGTGCCTTCCTGCTGGGCCTGCTGGCCATCACCAGTGCCCTGACCAATGGCGTGCTGCCTTCTGTGCAGAGCTTTTCCTGTTTGCCCTATGGGCGCCTGGCCTACCACCTGGCTGTGGTGCTGGGCAGTGCCGCCAACCCCCTTGCCTGCTTCCTGGCCATGGGCGTGCTGTGCAGGTGCAAAAGGGGCCCCAGGCTTGGTGGGTGGAACTTAAGGTTGGGGTCCAGGTCCCAGAACAGCCAGCCCTGA